Below is a window of Desulfuromonas sp. DNA.
CGTGGGTGTGCAGGTGGACCGGAATCCCGATCTCCTGTTTAAGGGCCTTGATAAGCTTTTCGGCGGCGAAGGGCTTGAGCAGGCCGGCCATGTCTTTGATGGCGAGGATGTGGGCGCCCATCTTCTCGAGCTCCTTCGCCAGGCTGACATAGTACTCCAGGGGGTACTTGTCCCGCTTGGGGTCGAGGATGTCGCCGGTATAGCACATGGAAGCCTCGCACACGGTGCCGGACTTGCGTACCGCCTCCATGGCCACCTGCATCCCCTTCGTCCAGTTAAGAGAGTCGAAGACGCGGAAAATATCGATCCCCGATTCAGCCGCTTTGGCGACGAACTCCTGCACCACGTTGTCGGGGTAGTTGGTGTAGCCGACGGCATTGGAGCCGCGCAGCAGCATTTGGAAGAGGATGTTGGGCACCTTCTCGCGCAACCGGTCGAGACGCTCCCAGGGATCCTCGGAGAGGAAACGCATGGAAACATCGTAGGTCGCTCCCCCCCACATCTCCAGGGAGAAGAGCCCGCCGCCGAGATGCGCCGTCGCCTCGGCAATGCGGTCGAGGTCAAAGGTGCGGAAGCGGGTCGCCATCAGCGACTGATGGGCGTCGCGCATGGTGGTGTCGGTGATCAGCAGCTGTTTGTGGTTGCGCGCCCACTCGGCAAGTCCTTCCGGGCCCTTCTCCCGCAGAATGTCCCGGGTACCGCGGGGGTGAGGCTGGCCGTAGGGGATCTCCGGCACCTCCGGCTCACGCAGGTCCTTGAAGTGCAGCCGCTTCGCCTCGGCGATCCCCGGGTAGCCATTGACCGAGGTGTGGCCGATGAAGTTGAGGATCTTGTTGGCCCGGTCTTTCTTCACCGGCAGCTGGAAGAGCTCCGGATGCTCGTCGAGGTACGAGGTGTCGCACTTGCCCTCAAGGAAGACCGGGTGGGTGATGACCCGCTCGAGGAAGCCGATGTTTGTCTTCACCCCGCGAATGCGGAACTCTCGCAGAGCCCGGTCCATGGTGCGGGCGGCGTCGGGGAAGGTCAGGCCCCAGGTGGATATCTTCACCAGCAGCGAATCGTAGTGGGGGGTGATCTGCGCCCCGGCGTAGCCCGCTGCGGCGTCGAGGCGCACCCCGAAGCCGGCCGCGGTGCGGTAGGCCTTGATGGTTCCGAAGTCGGGAGCGAAGTTGTTGGTCGGGTCCTCGGTGGTGATCCGGGACTGGATGGCGTAGCCGCGCAGCTCGATGTCCTTCTGCCCCTTGATGTTGATCTCGGGGTCGGAGAGCTTGTGCCCCTCGGCGATGCGGATCTGGGCCTGCACCAGGTTGCGCATGGTCACCAGTTCGGTGACGGTGTGCTCCACCTGAATACGCGGGTTGACCTCGATGAAGTAGAAGTTGCCCTCCTTGTCCATCAGGAACTCGATGGTGCCGGCGTTGACGTAATCGACGGCCTTGGCGATCTTCAGGGCGTAGGCGCAGAGTTCGTCCCGCTTCTTCTTGGTCAGGTAGAGCGAGGGCGCGATCTCGATAACCTTCTGGTGGCGGCGCTGGATGGAGCAGTCGCGCTCGTAGAAGTGGACCAGGTTGCCGTGCTTGTCGCCCAGAACCTGGACCTCCACGTGCTTCGGCTTCTCGATGTACTTTTCGAGAAATACCGCGGCGTTGCCGAAGGCCGCCTGGGCCTCGGAGGCCGCCGACTTGAGCCCTTCGACCAGCTCCTTCTTGCTGTGGGCGACGCGCATGCCGCGTCCGCCGCCGCCGGCGCTGGCCTTGACGATGACCGGGTAGCCGGCCTCCTTGGCGAAGATCAGCGCATCCTCCTCGCTCTGGATCGGCTTTTCAGTGCCGGGCACGATCGGAACACCGGCTTCGTTGGCAACTTGGCGGCCGGAAACCTTGTCCCCCAGGCGGCGCTGGATTTCAGGGGTGGGACCGATAAAGGCAATGCCCGCCCGCTCGCAGGCCTCGGCGAATTCCGGGTTTTCCGACAGAAAACCGTAGCCGGGGTGGATGGCGTCCACGTCCTTCTTGCGCGCGAGATCGATGATCTCGTCAATGCTCAGGTACGCATCGATGGGCCCCTTGCCCTTGCCGATCAGGTAGGCCTCGTCGGCCTTGTAACGATGCAGTGAAAGCCGATCCTGCTCCGAGTAGATCGCCACGGTGCTGATCCCAAGCTCGGTACAGGCCCGAAAGATGCGGATGGCGATCTCCCCGCGATTCGCCGCCATAATCTTCTTGAATTTTTTCACAGCCATCAAACCTCCTCCGTTCGGCTCATCATGCTGGCCGACACTACGATTCTTTTTAAAAACAAAACGGATAACGTCAGGTTGGTTTTTTTAGTTTGACTGAAAATTTTTAACCTTTTTAAACACTTAGCGACCCACCCACGATCACGCATATCAAACCAGACAAGATATCTCATGTCAATATAAAATATTGTTTTATTTCATAAGGGTTCAATTTGACTCTCACTTTCAACTGCTTTTTCATAATCTTTACCACATCTGTCAAGCCGATCACACACAGGACATCAGCAGCCATAACGCCATCCAGTTTCGAAAAGGAGACTCTCATAAATTTTCAAATACTCAGAAAAGACGACACAAAGGAAAGAGCCGCTTCACGGAAGGATTAGCAACGGTGAGCACAAGAGTCTTAACCGTTTGTCAAGCCAGAAGACGAGAACATCCCGGGAAAGGGGGCCCGCCCCCTTTCCCGACCGATCATGGTTCTCGGCCTGTACGGTCTCTTAAGGTTCCCCCTCCCTTTTCTTCATGAAGGGACGAATAAGGTCCAGAGGAATGGGGAATATAATGGTGGAGTTGCGCTCGGCCGAAACTTCGGTCAGGGTCTGGAGAAAGCGGAGTTGTAGGGCCCCCTCTTCGCTGGAAATGATACGGGCGGCCTCGGATAGCTTCTGCGATGCCTGGAACTCGCCCTCGGCATGAATGACCTTGGAGCGCCGCTCCCGTTCGGCCTCGGCCTGTTTGGCCATTGCCCGCTGCATCTCGGCCGGCAGGTCGACATGCTTGATCTCCACGTTGGAGACCTTGACTCCCCAGGGGTCGGTCTGCCGGTCAAGGATCTCCTGCAGGTGCTGATTGATCCGGTCCCGCTGGGTCAGCAGGTCGTCGAGTTCCGACTGACCGAGAACCGAGCGCAGAGAGGTCTGGGCCAGTTGCCCGGTGGCGTAAAGGTAATTCTCCACCTCGATAAGCGCTTTTTCCGGCTGAACGACCCGGAAATAGAGAACCGCGTTCACCTTCACCGATACGTTATCCTTGGTAATGACATCCTGGGGCGGCACATCCATGGCCACGGTGCGCAGGCTGATTTTGACCAGTTTGTCGACCACCGGGATGATGAAACGCAGACCTGGGCCCTTCACGCCGGAGAACCTTCCCAGCCGAAACACAACCCCGCGCTCGTACTCGAGCAGAACTCGAACAGCACTGGCGATGATGCTGACCACTAGCGCCAGGGCCACGACCCAACCGACCAGACCGACAGGTATCATGACAACGTCTCCTTAACAAAGGAATCCAACTTCCCGATCTCCAGGTTTAAAACCTCTCTCCGCCGCCCTCCATCCATTCGCCCTCCATGGCCGATTCTCTGACTTCCAGCTTCATATTCCTCTCCACTCGGACGACTTCGATGGGCGCCCCTTTTCGGATGGGAACCTCCGCATAGGCATCCCAGTATTCGCCGTGCACAAAAACCCTTCCCTTTATCCCGACATCGCTGACAGCCTCCCCGCGCTCTCCCACCATCCCCTCGATCCCGGACACATAGCGGGTCTTCTGGGTGCGCACTACGAAATACAGAACCAGAGCAAAGAAGCTCCCGCAGACCGCGACGGTGGCGAAGATCACCACTCGGGAGATCTGGAGGTAGGGCTCGGAGGTCTCCACCAGCATCAGGGATCCCAGGGTCAGGGAGACGATTCCGCCCACCGTCAGCATGCCGAAAGAAGGAACGGTGATCTCCAGAATGAAAAGAACGAAGGCCAGCAGGATCAGCAACACTCCGACATAGTTGACCGGAAGTGTCTGAAAGGCGAAGAAAGCCAGGAGCAGGGCGATGGCCCCCACCGCCCCCGGCAGAATCACCCCGGGCTGGGAAATCTCGAAAAAGATCCCCAGAATGCCGAGCATCAGAAGCAGGTAGGCGACGTTGGGGTTGCTGATGGTATTGAGGATTTCCTGCCGCCAGGTCATTTCACTCCGGACCAGGAGCGCCCCGGCAGTCTTGAGAACGCGCTCCTGCCCTCCCCTCAAATAGCGCCGGCCGTCGAGTTCCAAGAGCATTGCCTGTTCGTCCTCGGCGACAAGATCGATGACTTTGAGCTCGAGGGCCTCCTCGGCGGGGGTGGAGACGCTCTCCCGCACGATCTTTTCGGCCCAATCGACATTGCGCCCGCGCTGCTGTGCGATGCTGCGTGCATAGGCGGCGGCATCCTCCACGACCTTCCCCATCATGACATCGTCCCCCCCGCCCGCCCCGGGACCGATGGCCACCGGGTGGGCCGCACCGAGATTGGTCCCGGGAGCCATGACGGCGAAATCAGCAGCGAGAGTGACCAAAGCCCCTGCCGAAGCGGCCCGAGCCCCGGAAGGATAGACATAGACGATCACCGGGATCTCGGAAGCGAGGATCTCTTTGATGATGGAGCGCATGGCGCTGTCGAGCCCGCCGGGAGTATCCAACTCGATAAGGAGAGCGCGGGACCCATCCCCATTGGCCCGTACAAGTTCCGCACCCACGAACCCGGCAACCACAGGGTTGATGACACCGGCCACGGGAACGACGCGTACCACGTCCCGGGAGGAAAGTTCCTCGACCCCGAAGCACACCTGGGCCGTAAACAGCAGGGCGACCAGCAAAAATAGGGGCAGAGTGATAGGATGGCGCCATATCGACATAGATTGAGTTTAGCAGGGTCATGAGCCACGTCAATTCAGCCACTTGGAGTCTTTGGCGAGCGCCGTCCTGCGGGTCAAATTCCCCCTTGCACTGCCGATGGCCTCATGCTAAGGTAAATTTCCGTCAATGAGATGACGCATACCCCCTTTCGGGAGCCGCCTCATGAAAACCCTGTCCCAGATCCTCCTGATCGATGACGAGGTCCACAACCTCGAAGCCCTCTCGCTGTTGCTGACCAATGCTGGTTATCAGGTCCAAACAGCCCCTTCCGGCGAGGACGCCCTGGGGATTCTGCGAAAGACGAACTTCGAGGTTGTCATTACCGACCTTTTCCTGCCCGGAGTCAGCGGCATCGACATCCTCAAGAAGGTCAAGGAGGATTCGCCCCACACAAACGTCATCGTCATCACAGGAAACGCTTCGGCGGAGAGTGCTGTGGAGGCCATGAAGGAGGGGGCGTTCGACTACGTCACCAAGCCCTTCAATTTCGAGAAGCTGAAAATCGTCGTCTCCAAGGCCTTCGAAAAGAGCCGCCTCGTTGCGGAGAACCTCTACCTGCGTCAACAATTGAGGGGCAAATACAAGTTCGACAACATCATCGGCAACAGCCTGGCGATGCAACAGGTATTCTCCCGCATGGAGAAAATCATTCACACCGATTCGACCATTCTCATACTCGGCGAATCCGGCACGGGCAAAGAACTTGTAGCAAAGGCCATCCATTTCAACAGCAACCGCAAAGACAAACCCTTTGTGGCAATCAACTGCGGCGCCATCCCGGCCGCACTGCTTGAAAGCGAACTTTTCGGCCACACCCGGGGGGCCTTTACCGGGGCCGTTGCCGATAAACCGGGAAAGTTCGAACTGGCCCACAACGGCACTATCTTCCTGGACGAGATCGGCACCATGCCGATGCACCTCCAGATGAAACTGCTGCGCGTACTGCAGGAACAGGAAGTGGAACGCGTCGGTTCGAGCAAAAAGACCAAGTTCAACGTACGAGTCATCTCCGCGACCAACGCCGATCTCGAGGAAGAGGTGAAAAGTGGAAACTTTCGCGAAGACCTCTACTACCGCCTCAACGTCATCCCTATCGCCCTCCCTCCGTTGAGAGACCGGCGTGAGGACATTGCCCTGCTGTGCCGTCATTTCTTGGAAAAAAGCTGCCAGGAGATGACGCGGCCTCTTATGTCCCTCTCCAGGGATGCCATGGTGGCCCTCGAAGGTTACGACTGGCCCGGAAACGTGCGCGAAGTGGAAAACGTCATTGAGCGAACTGTCGCCCTGACCGATGGGGAGACCATCCAACGAGACGATCTTCCCCAGCCCATCGGCAAAACTGCCGATGGGAAGTCCCTGCAGATCATCCACCCCCGTGTCTCTGCCGAAGGGATCGATATGGCCAGAATCATGGAGGGAATAGAACGAAGCATGATCAAGGAAGCCTTGGACTTGGCCGGCGGCGTCAAGGCCCGGGCGGCTGCCCTACTGACCATCAACCGCACCACCCTGGTAGAGAAAATCAAGCGCCTGGGTCTGAATCTATAGGTAAGGAAGAGTTCAACGCAAAAAGGACAGCCGGCAGGCTGTCCTTTTTGCGTTGAAGTGGAAACATTCGCACCCTCTAAAACGCCCCCCCCTGAAGATGATGCCGAAAGGCCAGCCCCAGAGGATACAATCGCCGGTTTCTGCGCTGGATGAGATGGAAGGTACGGGACATCTGAAGTCCCTCGACGGGCACGGTGACCAGAGTGCCTTGATGAATGTCCTCGGCGACCGCCAGAAAGGAAATAATCGAGGCACCGATGCGGGCCTTGATCCCCTGTCGAACCGCCTCGGTGCTTCCCATCTCCGCCACCAGACTCAGCCTGTCAGGATCGAATCCGACCCCCTTGAGGGTTTGGTTCATGACGGTCCGGGTCCCGGACCCCGACTCCCGGACAATAAAGGGATGGTCCTCCAGTTCCTCTGGGGAAACAGCCTGGCGGCCGGCCCATGGATGGTCTGGATAAACGGTCAGGACCAGTTCGTCGGAGAAAATCTCCTCGCACTCCAGAGTGGCATCTTTGGGCCTTGCCCCTACGATCCCCAGTTCAAGGTTCCCCTGCAGCAGATCCTCAACGATCCGGGCCGTTCCGGCGATTTTGACCGTCACCTGGATGGCGGCGTGACGAGCCTTGAAGGCTTCGATCACTTTGGGCAGGATATAGGCCCCGGGAATAGTGCTGGCGCCTAGAGAGAGGTGGCCACTGAGGTTGCCCTTGTATTCTTCAATGGCCTGAAAAGCCTCGTCGCGCATTTTGATAATCCGCCTGGCATGGCGGTACAGAATCTTCCCTGCCCCGGTGGGAAGCACCTTGCGGCCGAGCCGGTCGAGGAGTTTCTCGTCTAAAGCCTCCTCCAGGATGCGTATATTTTCACTGACCGTGGGCTGGGAGAGCCCAACGGCATCTGCGGCCCTGGTGAAACTCTCCTGTTCGACGACCTTGCAAAATACCTCAAGCCTCTTGATATCCATCGTCCCCCCAGAGAGTCCTCAATCATCGCTTTTTCCGATAGCAGGGTTCACAAATAACAGAAAAATCAGCGTCTGGCAACAGGGTATATTCCGGCGAAATTCACCTTGCCATCCTATCGAGAACTCCCTGGAACCTCCTTTCCAATTGGAAATGAGGAGAAGCAAGACCTCCTTAAGCGAAAGAGTGAAATACCAGAAGGTTGCCCAAGGGGTGAGATATCCGGTAAGAGGGGGGAATCTTTGTATTCTGATACTTGTTTGAAACACTTTGCATTGAATCGACTTCCCTTGACGGAGAAATTCCCCACCTGTCCAAATACGTCGCCCAATCAACAATTGAAATATACTTGATTTATTTAAAAACAATGAGGCTGTCCTGTATGAGAATAAGCACTCAGGACAGCCTCACAAATTCAATGAGATAAGGATTATTGAGTATGAAATGCGGTAATCGCTATGGGATGAAACAAGCAACCCAAGAGCTTACCGTTTCAAGCTAGATTCTCGGCTGGAATTTCTCCTCAAATGAGCTGCTGTCTTCATGGCGCTGTTTTAAAAAAGTTTCCGAATTTCCAGCAAACACCTGTGTCAAGGTTGCCGCCTTTTCCGGCTCAACTTCGTCCTCATCCTCGAATGAAGTGTAATAATCGTTGTAATAATAATTTTCGCCTTTTTTGAAATCGAGTGCATTAATTACAATTCCGAGCACGTTGGCCCTCACAGTCTTTAGAGACTTCAAGGCCCTCTGCGCCATGTCGTAAGTCGTCTGTTCACCGCGAACCACCAACAGGGTTCCATCGAAAAGTTTGCTTAAAATTCTGGAATCGGTCACCGACAAGAGAGGTGAAGAATCACAGATAATTATGTCGAAGGAACTCTCAAGCTTCTCAAGCAAAGCCTGCATTCGAGAAGAAGCAAGCAAATCCGTAGGGTTAGATGGAATCGGACCGCACGGCAAAACAGAGAGGTTCGAAATAAGTCCCTTTTGCAAAATGCCGCCATTGTTGTCTCCGGCCAGATAAGTACTCAACCCGATTTCCGGGTTGATCTGGAAGACCTTATGAACACGGGGCTTACGAAGGTCACCATCGATCAAGACGACCCGTTTTCCCGATTGAGCCAGGCCCAAAGCAAGGTTAACAGCTGTAGACGTTTTCCCCTCTCCGGGTGATGGACTGGTGACGAGGATTTTCCGTGGCGGATCATGGTCCGAGGAAAGCATGAGAGCTGTCCGAAGGGCCTTATAACCCTCCGAAACAGGGGAGAGCGGTTCCTTCAGCTCGATACCCTCGATTTCCCGGTCTTTTCCACGGCAAAGGGAGATCATACCCAGCACAAGCGTTCCCAAGGCGGCTTCCGCTTCCTCGGGGTCTTTTATTTTGTTATCCAGATAATCAAGGAAAAAGGCCAGACCGACGCCGCCGAAAAGACCAAGGATTAGCCCGATAAACATATTGAGAACTTTATTGGGCTTAACCGGATGGGTCGGTATACCGGCTTCCTCCACGATCCAAAGATTAACCGGTCGATTCTCTTCGGTAATGCCTTGTTCTTTAAGTTTAAGCATGAGGGCATCATAGAGCTTGCGACTAGTTTCGACATCTCTTTTCAGCGCACCATATTGTACATATTTTTCATTTAAACCAATTGTTTCAGACCGGGCTTCTCTCAACTGCTTCTTCAAACCGGTTTCTTTCGCCAAAGAAAAGTCGTATTCATTTTTTATGGAGTGAACGTGCCGCCTGATTTCTTCTTTAACCTTTTCTTCCAGAACCTTCAGATCTCCGTGAGACTTGATCATAACGGGATGTCTGGGACCGTACTTGTTGGAAAGTTCCATTATTCTTTTTTCAGATTCTACAACCTGGGAGCGCAGGACCCGCAGGGTGGCATCCGAGGCGATAGCTTCGACGGTCAATGCAAACTGAGGATTTTCGGCGCCATTTTTGATCTTGCTATACAAGGCTTCCAACTCTTTACGTTTAGACTCGGCTCGCACGAGTTGAACACTGAGTTCTGAAAGTTTCTCTGGATTAACCGCAATTCGGTTCGAAACCGTTACGATATCATTTGCCTTCATAAAGTCCTGCAAAGACTTTTCCGCTTCATCCAGCTTTTTCTTCTCGGCCTCAGCTTTATTGGTCATCCAATC
It encodes the following:
- a CDS encoding pyruvate carboxylase; amino-acid sequence: MAVKKFKKIMAANRGEIAIRIFRACTELGISTVAIYSEQDRLSLHRYKADEAYLIGKGKGPIDAYLSIDEIIDLARKKDVDAIHPGYGFLSENPEFAEACERAGIAFIGPTPEIQRRLGDKVSGRQVANEAGVPIVPGTEKPIQSEEDALIFAKEAGYPVIVKASAGGGGRGMRVAHSKKELVEGLKSAASEAQAAFGNAAVFLEKYIEKPKHVEVQVLGDKHGNLVHFYERDCSIQRRHQKVIEIAPSLYLTKKKRDELCAYALKIAKAVDYVNAGTIEFLMDKEGNFYFIEVNPRIQVEHTVTELVTMRNLVQAQIRIAEGHKLSDPEINIKGQKDIELRGYAIQSRITTEDPTNNFAPDFGTIKAYRTAAGFGVRLDAAAGYAGAQITPHYDSLLVKISTWGLTFPDAARTMDRALREFRIRGVKTNIGFLERVITHPVFLEGKCDTSYLDEHPELFQLPVKKDRANKILNFIGHTSVNGYPGIAEAKRLHFKDLREPEVPEIPYGQPHPRGTRDILREKGPEGLAEWARNHKQLLITDTTMRDAHQSLMATRFRTFDLDRIAEATAHLGGGLFSLEMWGGATYDVSMRFLSEDPWERLDRLREKVPNILFQMLLRGSNAVGYTNYPDNVVQEFVAKAAESGIDIFRVFDSLNWTKGMQVAMEAVRKSGTVCEASMCYTGDILDPKRDKYPLEYYVSLAKELEKMGAHILAIKDMAGLLKPFAAEKLIKALKQEIGIPVHLHTHDTSSNGGAMLMMAAQAGCDIVDAALSSVSGLTAQPNLNALLSALEGSIWDPQLDMAGMQKLTNYWETVRTYYAPFESELRSGTAQVYYHEIPGGQYSNYKPQVEGLGLGHRWEECKEMYRKVNDMFGDLVKVTPSSKIVGDMAMFMVQNNLEPEDVFERGHDLTFPQGVVDFFKGMIGQPYGGFPEKLQKIILKDEKPLTHRPGELLEPVYLDAKKAELEKKLGHVVSERDVLSAVLYPGVFEEFDRHRQEYSDTSFLPTPVFFYGLDVGDEVSIDIEAGKTLIIKLNAIGRVHEDGTRNIYFELNGEPRQVKVTDLSVETEEVSHVKADPDDTKQVGAPMPGKIFKMLVSVGDEVKEGETLLSTEAMKMETNVKAKRDGVVKEIFFKESDQVQQDDLLVTLD
- a CDS encoding slipin family protein; translated protein: MIPVGLVGWVVALALVVSIIASAVRVLLEYERGVVFRLGRFSGVKGPGLRFIIPVVDKLVKISLRTVAMDVPPQDVITKDNVSVKVNAVLYFRVVQPEKALIEVENYLYATGQLAQTSLRSVLGQSELDDLLTQRDRINQHLQEILDRQTDPWGVKVSNVEIKHVDLPAEMQRAMAKQAEAERERRSKVIHAEGEFQASQKLSEAARIISSEEGALQLRFLQTLTEVSAERNSTIIFPIPLDLIRPFMKKREGEP
- a CDS encoding nodulation protein NfeD, coding for MSIWRHPITLPLFLLVALLFTAQVCFGVEELSSRDVVRVVPVAGVINPVVAGFVGAELVRANGDGSRALLIELDTPGGLDSAMRSIIKEILASEIPVIVYVYPSGARAASAGALVTLAADFAVMAPGTNLGAAHPVAIGPGAGGGDDVMMGKVVEDAAAYARSIAQQRGRNVDWAEKIVRESVSTPAEEALELKVIDLVAEDEQAMLLELDGRRYLRGGQERVLKTAGALLVRSEMTWRQEILNTISNPNVAYLLLMLGILGIFFEISQPGVILPGAVGAIALLLAFFAFQTLPVNYVGVLLILLAFVLFILEITVPSFGMLTVGGIVSLTLGSLMLVETSEPYLQISRVVIFATVAVCGSFFALVLYFVVRTQKTRYVSGIEGMVGERGEAVSDVGIKGRVFVHGEYWDAYAEVPIRKGAPIEVVRVERNMKLEVRESAMEGEWMEGGGERF
- a CDS encoding sigma-54 dependent transcriptional regulator, producing MKTLSQILLIDDEVHNLEALSLLLTNAGYQVQTAPSGEDALGILRKTNFEVVITDLFLPGVSGIDILKKVKEDSPHTNVIVITGNASAESAVEAMKEGAFDYVTKPFNFEKLKIVVSKAFEKSRLVAENLYLRQQLRGKYKFDNIIGNSLAMQQVFSRMEKIIHTDSTILILGESGTGKELVAKAIHFNSNRKDKPFVAINCGAIPAALLESELFGHTRGAFTGAVADKPGKFELAHNGTIFLDEIGTMPMHLQMKLLRVLQEQEVERVGSSKKTKFNVRVISATNADLEEEVKSGNFREDLYYRLNVIPIALPPLRDRREDIALLCRHFLEKSCQEMTRPLMSLSRDAMVALEGYDWPGNVREVENVIERTVALTDGETIQRDDLPQPIGKTADGKSLQIIHPRVSAEGIDMARIMEGIERSMIKEALDLAGGVKARAAALLTINRTTLVEKIKRLGLNL
- a CDS encoding selenium metabolism-associated LysR family transcriptional regulator; protein product: MDIKRLEVFCKVVEQESFTRAADAVGLSQPTVSENIRILEEALDEKLLDRLGRKVLPTGAGKILYRHARRIIKMRDEAFQAIEEYKGNLSGHLSLGASTIPGAYILPKVIEAFKARHAAIQVTVKIAGTARIVEDLLQGNLELGIVGARPKDATLECEEIFSDELVLTVYPDHPWAGRQAVSPEELEDHPFIVRESGSGTRTVMNQTLKGVGFDPDRLSLVAEMGSTEAVRQGIKARIGASIISFLAVAEDIHQGTLVTVPVEGLQMSRTFHLIQRRNRRLYPLGLAFRHHLQGGAF
- a CDS encoding polysaccharide biosynthesis tyrosine autokinase, translating into MRTKGQDLHLRDALRVVNKRLKIVLIFFSVTLLLVLVGTFLVTPRYEGMTKVMIERSQSSDLTSRSRAVSSDPEFYETQFQLIKSWAVSRRVVEMLSQRENYAELFSEGQEGFSLVQSGLDWAKGGWSAVQSLFGVDDGGTEGESLIPSEGHLAETISRGMRVRPIADSRILTISFLSPNPEFAALVANTTAKAYIDVILNMKMEASKSSLDWMTNKAEAEKKKLDEAEKSLQDFMKANDIVTVSNRIAVNPEKLSELSVQLVRAESKRKELEALYSKIKNGAENPQFALTVEAIASDATLRVLRSQVVESEKRIMELSNKYGPRHPVMIKSHGDLKVLEEKVKEEIRRHVHSIKNEYDFSLAKETGLKKQLREARSETIGLNEKYVQYGALKRDVETSRKLYDALMLKLKEQGITEENRPVNLWIVEEAGIPTHPVKPNKVLNMFIGLILGLFGGVGLAFFLDYLDNKIKDPEEAEAALGTLVLGMISLCRGKDREIEGIELKEPLSPVSEGYKALRTALMLSSDHDPPRKILVTSPSPGEGKTSTAVNLALGLAQSGKRVVLIDGDLRKPRVHKVFQINPEIGLSTYLAGDNNGGILQKGLISNLSVLPCGPIPSNPTDLLASSRMQALLEKLESSFDIIICDSSPLLSVTDSRILSKLFDGTLLVVRGEQTTYDMAQRALKSLKTVRANVLGIVINALDFKKGENYYYNDYYTSFEDEDEVEPEKAATLTQVFAGNSETFLKQRHEDSSSFEEKFQPRI